From the Coffea eugenioides isolate CCC68of chromosome 1, Ceug_1.0, whole genome shotgun sequence genome, the window AGTTAGCAATTAGAATAGAATAAGGAATTGCAGAGGATAAGCCACTACTTTAGTCCTTAGCTTTGACTTTTCCCTTGGGCTCTTTGGTAGCTTCTCCTCGGATGTCACAGAGACAATTAGGAAGATTCCATCATTATTTGGTACTTCGTTTAACCTTTCAATTTCGCTCGGGCCGATATTGGGGTTTTCAAACGCAAGACGACGGGCcgcgctctctctctctccatttGTATTGTTTTCGCATGCAAATATGAACTGAAGTTCtttcactctagtcaaggaGACAACGAAGGCTTTGACGTCGTCCTAAAAAttatgagatcgatttaatttatcttttttaaatttgttgGTATTCCATAAGTTCCTAGTTTACcgtgcttatgattgtttaattttaaattgattgtcttggatccggataattatgttaatttgataatctatttGTAATTGGGACGTTAATCCGTAATtattaattgtctcaaaatagtgataactggcatAATTGGGTTTGTATCAGGGGATACCGCGGGCTAACCTAAAATAACTGGTAGTGTTTTATTtgtagaatagggctcctctaatacgtaaggcagattggggaattaaatcttatgggcggtACGCTAAGattaatttctcaattagagtaagtaattaacgggcgtaccttaatcaccgaccagtaaggaggggttgactgccatcgtTGTTTGGCAGTTTATAACATATttaattagtaaataattggaattgctttGTTTCGATGATTCAATATGTGACCGTGCTTGAAGTTATCCTTGGCTAAGATCCTTTGATTTTAAAGTTgttaatttaatttctattggctattttatttttattattttatttttggttgaattgctTAATTTCACCCTTGAGATAAAAAACACCCCCCTTCGGTCAACtcgtgaatttgaaaagaaatcaATTActccaatccctgtggattcgaccctactgcACCCTTATTTAcagaaattaattttatttgacACAGGTTTTTATTATGGCAGCAGGCTTCGACAACGTGTAAAGAGGTAACAGTTTGAAGTTGTGATTGAATTCGTAGAAATCTGGTGTTCATTCCGCTTCTTTTCGGTTTTGAGCCACGGCACCCTGAACAACAACACAGCAAGTACATACAAACCAAAAATCCAGGGGGGAATGAACCCGTACCCTTTTGCCTTGATGTGCTGCAAGCCAATTGACTCTTACTTTCCacttttggtttctttttttccctcttttcttctGTGTTGGAGAGTTTTGCGTGCAAATTAAGCTTAATGCTTTGTCTTGTATCAGGAGGAAATTTGGTGACAACTCGCCAGTAGATCCCAAATCTGACAGTCTAGAACTCATGCcaaaaagttttaaattagtccCCTGCCTTTGAGCGCTTTTGTTTAGAAGTTAATTTCGTAAGCACTGACGTAAGACCAGCGTATACATAGCATTTAAGACTCATTAATGTCTCGATTGGTTAGTGTATATAATAATTTAACAGCATTAATCCCTCTATTTTTTAAACATCTAAACGCCCGATTCTTCCGCAAACCCCTGTTCCATGATCCAACGCGAAGAAGAGAATTAATTTCATAAAGATCCAGCTAGAAGTGGTCAAAATGGTTGAATAAATGATGTTTTTTTTAATGGACAGTGGATAAAAATTTATCGTACTGCAAATTGACTGTGGATATGTCATTCATAGTTTTCCTACATTCCCTTTAGTCGAATGAAATCAAATCAAACACATTTTTAGTCTATGCCAAATGAACATGAACGTATACAAATTTAACATGTCCCTCTTTGGGTTGTAGGTGAGGGTTCAAACCTCACTTGCagtaaaaaaaatctaaagatAGTGTCATAACACTTTCTTGATCTAGTTGGGTTTGTATATCCACTAACCCCTAACACAAGCCTCCTTAGGctcccttaaaaaaaaaaaaaagcagcctTTTCCAATCTGGCCAGTTTCTCTGAGCTGCAGAGGAAAACACGAAGAGGGAAGGTACAACTGAGTTGAAGTATGATTAATGCAATTGACATGCTTTTACTGAAGCTGATGTACAAATTTTAACTCAACAGATTTAGTTTCTCAAGTGAAAAGGGtcaaaaaaaggggaaaaaaatactATAAAGAGTTTCTTTTTTATGGGTTCTAGATATTGATAGAAATTGAATAAGGGAGTGGAAATTCGTGAGAATAAAATATGACATTGTGAGTGTGTCTCTGAATATATGTTGTAAAGTAGAAGTCTTGAAGGAGAAGGAGATCCTAGGGAAAGATTTTcttttgaagaaaatgaaataCTAAGTGAATAGATAGTTTTTAATTCTAGACAAGTTGATGCACTAGATTAAgtggttgaaaaagaaaaatactatGTGAACAAATAGTTGTTTAATTCTAAAGTGGTTCAATATTACTCTATAATAACAAAGGAATACAAATCTAATTGTAATTCAAAGCTAGAATTTTGCGTTAGGTTCAATTAAATTTGTATCCAATTAAGATGACTTCTCCACTTGTGCATTGTGTTAGTAAAGATTTCTAGGACagtttgtttttcctttgctaaaaaaataaaaaactatttGGTTCTcaaaactagttttttttttcaaaacaaaattagTTTGTTAAGTAAATCAATTTATATTAACCGAATAAATACAAGTCTGTGTTAAACTTTACTATGACGTGCAATGCATTTGCTTTTTTCTAGTCAAATAAAAATGTCTTAGTCTAGCCAAATGAACATGATGTTAGGCTAATTTAACTTGTTCCTTAATGCCTTTGCCGATCTGGTCATCGTCTGTGGGCTGCTGATGCGAGGAAAACacgaagaagaaagaaacaaattagACTGAAAAGCGAATCTAATTACTCGATACTCGAATTGACTTGTCTTGATAAGAGATTGTTTGAGTTTGATTCATCAACTAGTCAAATTAAAATTGAACAGTATTTTATGTTTGATAACATTCAAACGCAATATAAGAGGTTGTTCAAATTCGATACAGGTAATAAATAAGACGAgtttgaataaaattttaaactgGATAAGCTAATTGAACAAGTTTGAACACTAAGGTGTTCGATTTGATTAGATTCATTTATACGCCTTCAATTAAGAAAAGGTATGATTAGTGCAATTGATATTTGTTTTTAGCCTTTTACCGAACCTGATGTACTTGTTAGTGCAATTTGACATTTTCCTTTACGAAGTTTGATGCATAATTTTAAGGTACCGGTGGTCTCATACTCCCATACAAAGTTTGTGTACATGAACAAAATTCACAAGTGCCATAAGATAAAATTCACGTGTacctagggatggcaatggcaCCCGTCCCGCGGGGGGCTACTGGGGAGGGGGTGgggcggggggaattttttttccccccacttagaaacggggcggggggcgggggagtGTACCCCCGCCCCGTCACcctctttaaaaaaataaatatataaaataaatatataattatatatataatatataatttaattagtttcaaacttataataatgatattattagttatatgtattatataatatcTATTAGTATatatgatattattaattatactaataattatatatgtgtactaatacaaattattaattggttatactaaatttactaatacatttatactaaatccctaattacacttaatacaataacattttcTTCTTAATAAAAGCACAAGCagaataatgaattagtgattgtatttgtgccaaaagtgaaaacttgactactttagttatatttatttcatcatgttggattgtattcaaataatttttgtctgattgtttttataagtttcgattgtaaaattacaatgaataataatttgatgatttgttgatattttagtatttgattatttgctaaaatttaacaataataaaattatataacaaatttttattagtccCACGGGGCATCGCAGGGTGGGGAGTTTGTAGGcagcggggcgggggatgggggaggggtcccccgccctGTTGTACCATATCGCACAATTAGACATCAAAGCACAAACCGCAAGTGGCAAGTTTTTGAAGTCATTTTCACCCATTTTGGTCTTATTACGACAAGAATATTTGACCTTTTGAGCCAAGTCCACAGCCAAAAGTCAGAGTTTATATCTACACTCTCTATAAAAGTATGAATAGTCTAGGTAAGTGgaatccaaacaaattttgtCTTAGTTTTGACTGTGCCCAAAGCACTCTTTTCTCAAATAATTAGGGTTATTTCATTTTAGTTATGGTACTAATTAAATGGATGAAACATCACTAATTGATTCGATAATATTAGTAATTCAATTGAAAATTGAAACattaccaattgattaaataacTTCAGTAATTCTCCAACTTCTGTCTATTGCTCCTTTTCTCTGAATCCCTTCCTCTTTGGGAGCGAGACCATCATGGTCTCCTGGATCTCCCTCCCATAGGTttcatttttgttattttcttgataAAGTCTCCTCTAAATTTTTTTAGTGGGTGATTTCTATTTCTCCTATGGTTCCTAGTGAGAATTTTTGTTCTCCTAGAAGTTTCTAGTGagattttgtgttatttttccttattttgttgtttaaatttgaatttactccatatctgaatttattttagatttgggtCTATGTCGACAGATCTCATCATATTTATTGGAACTTACAACTATTGATTAGCAGATCTGACGATTGCAACATGCACAGAGTGGGTTGCAGCGATTTATTTTATGAGGAGATGATTTTAAAATTGATGGTACTTTTTAAAtctgttcttaatttctcaggTCTTTTGTATCTGTTAAATTGCAGATTTACTATTTTAGTGCATGTTTTATCTGCCATTAGGCCAACAATATACATCAATCGTGTTGGACGATTTCCAGCAATCTGTTAATGTTATATATTttgttataaaaaaataaatttagtaATGAAGATGAGAATTTCTATCATTTAAAACTATTTATCAACCTTTACACTCCATTTTCAATTATTTCTTGTTTAAAGCAAATGAGAAAATGTTAAATAGCCACAGTTTAAGATTGTCGTATATTAATGCCAAAATACACAAGCTCTTAGCACAAATCAAAAACATGCAAGGGAAAAAAACTTTATTGACTTGAAAAATCTTTATAAGAAGATCAGGAGTCAAGTTATATACTTTACATACAAATGAAAAAAAGCACAACAGAAATCCCTTGGACTATTTACACCCTTATCAAATAAAGAGCAAAAAGGGGCCGGGGAGGGATGGGTTGGATGATGAGAAAAGGGAGTGTAAATGAAAAGTTCATATTCGAATCCTCTCACTTGcactaaaaaaaattcaacaaaaaaaattgcaaatagTCCAAGTTCTACAAACATTGCATCTCAATTATTGTGATTCAAATTCATCATAAGAATAGAAAAGTTAAATTGACATGACaaacaacaaaaggaaaaaaacaaatgaaaaagtAATTTAGTTTTAATTGAGATTATGGTTGAGCTTGGCCACATCCAATCAAATAACAAAACTGTTCATATACTTCACCAGTAAACAAGTGACCATTAATTCTATTTCAATGCCatatttccttttcctttcagAAAAAAGGATAAATTAGATGTATAtgtattcaaaataaaaatatataataataaattaaattttaaaaaaaagaaaataattccataattaaaaagaaaatataaacaaTCActctaaaaattatttttataatttaagtCTTTACTTTACTAAtatttatcaattttgtttgtcACTCCCAACTCGACATGTGCATGTTCATTTCTCGTGGAGAATCAATACTTGTATGTTAAAGTATGAGACAGGATTTATCTGGaaaagaagtcaaaaaaaagttcaaaaaatattCCCATCtaagatttcaaaattttaaaatgtttttACAATAATTGATTAAATGAACTGAAATGTATAAGAATTATTCTTTCTAAAACTAATAATCGAAATTTCACAAAGAATTTTAATATCTTAAAAGTGCTCTACTTTGAATTAATACAATCATCACGTACAAAGCGCATGAGATATTACTAGCAATCATAAGTTGCATGCGAAATGTGCACCACACAGTCACATTTGATATCCGAAAGTGAGGCAATCCTAAAATTGTCATTGTCACATGGAAAATACGGGATTAATAAAGAAAGATATATTTTTTCAAAGGAGCTATCTGTTGTTTTACATCTACTACAATTCTGTACAGCCCTGTACATTTGTCTATATAGACAGCTGAGAATATACGCTAGTAGGAATCTATTCTAATGGTAATGCAAGCTTCTTGATCTATCTATTGCCTCCATAAAGTGGAAGGACATGTACGTACATGCATCCCAGTTTCTATACAGACTATTTTACAGGAGCTCCTTTGTACAAAGAAAGTGCTGCAATTGCTTTTCAGGAACTATCCAACTTGCACATACATGAAGAGCGCAGCCAGGATTATGAGAGCGATGAAGAATATGGATAAACGCTCAGACCCCACGTTAGAGAATAATCTAACCAACAATTTTGGCGGCTGCTGCAAATCTGGGTGACTGACGAGCTTGGGAGGGAGGTTAGCTTTGTCGACTCTGTACCTGTTAAGTGGATGAGCTTCATTGTATTCAAGTTTTTGCCTTCCCAATCTGAGCCTTCGATTTGCTGTGCCCTGGAAAGGAAGGCTGCAGGATGGGGTATCTTCGGCTGGCTGCTTAGACTTATTCTGCGACTCAGGTTCTGGTGCAACCGTTTGCAGGTGTTGTGGACTCGCGTAGATTGCAGAATCATCTAGCTGGATGATATCATCTTTCATAATGTCAGCAAAATAATCCTCTTCAATGCTGTCACAATCCTGGATCTCAAAGACACAGATAGCTAATAAGGGTATTGAAGACTGAATAAGCATCTGGGCaccaattaaaataaaaataaacatactGCTAATGGAATAGCTCTTTTTTCTACTGCTTTATCAGCACATGACACCAACTGAAATTTCGACCAGTTAAACAATGATATTATAGGAACCCGAGAGTAGGGTATATTATGTAACACAGAACAAACAACCCATTTATTGTGGTATAAATCATTAGATGCATCCCTCGGCAAAAAAGACACGCAACAGCATACCTTCTGGTGGCTGGAAGACGCGTAAGGAGACAATTCGTTGGGTACTTTATCATCACATTCAAATCCAGATTCAATCTGCTCAGTTGAATGCGAATTGTTGCTGCTACTACATTCCTTTGACCAGCAGTCGCCTAACAGGGCTCCTTCAGAAGCATCAGTTTGCTCAATTCCGGATGAAGCAGCAGCATTGTTGTTTGCAGCTGATGGATGTCTGCCTTCTTGAGGTTTCCTTCGTGGTGAGTCATCTAAATGGAACTCAGTGTTCTTTCTAAGGCGGCACACAACCATGAAATCCTGCACCAAGAAAGAAGAAACCCATAGAGTATTTAAGGTGCTTCATCCTATAAAAGGTACTTAAGGCAATCAGGAAAAAATGCTACATCAAAAGCACCATTTAACCTGTGACTTTCCACTCATGCAATATTCGTGCATTATCCATTCGGTCCTTTGTCCTTTTGGTGCCCTACCAGTGTGAAACACCAAAGTTCTCTTTGTGCCAATTATAGTCGAACCTGACTTTATATTACGTTCTTTTCCAGTGGCTTTCCAGTATCCAAGATCAGTTGCCCTCTTACTTTGGGAGCCATTCGGGTATTTTCTTCCACGAGGAGAAAAAAAGAACCACTCTTTATCTGATTGAATGACAGATTTACCTACAGAGGCAAGCATGAGAAGCAATCAACTATAAAAACCAtgctaataaaaataaaaggacttTGAAAGAACTACTGCATAGAGCAATTAGTCACATCAATTACCCGTTAGCAGTTAATAAATTCATTTGAGATGAAGTACTAACCAAATGTCAGGTGGCCTCAGATTTTTATGGACATTGTGTTTCCATTTGACAATAAGTTCACCTTGTTATGCTCTTTGTTTCATCTCTGTTTCTCCATTCACTCTAAACAGCTTAGACTTACGCCAATGGATCATCAATATCCACTTAATCCTTCACTTTGCACAGGTGACAAATCAGAATGTTCTGACATAGTTTTCTTGAAGTTGCTCTGATTTTGGCTTATTTAGCAATTTGGAAGTTTTCTACAACTGATAATGCCTCCAGCTGATTCATATTAAGGTACTTATAAGACTTGAAACTAATTCAAATTATGTGGTGCTACAGCTACCTTCCTGCCTTAGAAATCACCCGTACTAGACACTAAAGTTATTCCTGAAAGCAGCTACTGAAAGTCCAGCTGatactttcttttcaactcctaGGAGCCTTAATCTTCGAAGTCCAGCTCATACTTTCATTTCAACCCTAGTAACCTCAATTTTCCATATCAAGAAGAAAAGGCTTGTGTTTTTTGACTCTTTGGTTCCATGAACTTCTCTTTACTAAACTAAAAATAGGGGAGCAAAAAAAGGTAATTTGGGCATAGGAAAGCCTGAAATGAGCAATTTTTGAACAGGTTATGCTAAACAGGACTTCCAAGATTTCAACAAACTTCACGCATCAGCCATATCTGACCTTCATAGCAAGGAATTAAACTCATCAAATGAAGAAACCGTACCCATACCTAAGTATCcaaattctcaaaaaaaagaTTTAGAATGCTTTTCCAAGTAAGGAACTCGTTCCTTTGGTTTATACTTActccttccttttcctttccctTCCCCTGCAAGGATTTAATCAACAGCATTCGTCTTCAAGAGTATTCAGGCCAAATAATGGCCATATCACATCCAGCTCCAATATCTTACAAACATGCCAATGCATTTTTTCCAATTGACTCTCCTCTGCTGTCTCATGTCCTTCATAAGGAATTTCACAATTTCTAAAGCCCCCTCCCTTCAAAAAAGCGCTTTCAGAACCGAATTTTTACCACAATAACAGAGTAACTAGACCAATGGTCCAACAAAAACGAGGGACCTATCTAGCTAAATAATTCCCActaaccccccccccccccccccccacaaaacaaaaaaaggaaatataaaGGAAGAGAAAACATTTGTAAGGTTACAAGTCCAAATATTATAAGCATTCATAATTTATGTCATCTCTCTAAACAATTGAAATTTAGAGAGGAAAGGCGCAAATTATGTAAATGAAATCTACCTACACACAAATTACAAAATCATCCCAACTTATGTTCTAATGATGCTTGCTAATAGAAACATTTATATGCTTAATTCTTTACAGCATTGCAAACCATTTACCCCTTCATTCTTCTTCTCCAAATAATGGGAAACAATAGGACAAAGTGGAAgagaaacaaataaatcaacTAGCTATCATACGATTGTAACTGAAAAACAAGAACCTGGTAAGTCCCAGGGCTCGAATCTACAAATATCAACTTCGGGAATGACATCAACAGAGTTATCTAGCCCTTCAACCTTCTTCTTCAGGTAAAAACATATTAACTCTTCATCTGTAGGAGAAAACCGAAACCCGGGAAACATAGATGATGCTTCAGCCATTGAAATCTCCATATTCTTCTTTGTCGAAGAAGAACTAGTAATCTCATTTTCCTGTTGGTCCCCCATATCGTCTGAACCCCACGTACATTTAAAAAACCATAGAAAACATAATTTATATGCTAATAGGAAAAGATACCAATTTAGAAGTCTTGGAGAGAAGGAACAGAATCTGTTGATCAGAAGATGAACAAGTTTTCTAGGATTCTGATTCTCCTTTTTCTTGCAGGAAATCtctacttttcctttttctttttctttttttttctagtgtCAATGTGCTTTTGGTTGCTTTAACGTTGGAAAAGTGGTTTAATTAAAATGCATATTGACTCAGCGTTTTGGCAGCCATTTGCAGCCGGGAGGCAATGCTACGTGGCAATGCTTTTTCCTAGTTGTGGTGTACAATTCAGCGgacaattattttattcattcatCGGTTTAGAGACATTAGTCAAAGTTAAGTCAAAGCAAAAGTATTAGTAAATGTTTATGATTCTTTTCTGTAGAAGTGTTGTTGGTGATTTCAGCATGGCCGAAAGCTAATCCACTTGCTTGTCTTGATTCGTCGTTTTgacgttcatttttttttttttttttggtgagtGGAAGGCCTTGGAGGCTTTTTACTTGCACCCCCATCTCCCGTGATTTTGACATTTGAATGCTCGATCGATCGGGTTGTTTCTCGGTTACAATCTCATCTTCCGTGCACATCACACAAGAAATattgttcttttttattttttaaagatTTAAAAACTTTTGAATACTAGATCGAGGGTTTAATTTCAGTACACCTCTTTCTCCTgtcattttgacttttgaatactAGGCTTGGGGTTCAACCCACCGCCTAATGCATCACACAAAAAACATAGCgtttcttattttttgaaaatccaaAGGGGTTTTGAATACTAAATCGGGGGTTCAATCCCATCCATCCAGtgcatcacaaaaaaaaaaaatagtgcttcttatttttaaaaaaaattcaaagagtGGAATAGtgcatttatttaatttatttaatctGATGATTTACTtcccaattttcattgaaaCCCCTTAGGGTGCGTTTGGTATCCCATAGAATTGGggtttagaattggaattggaacCCCAATTCTAATTCTTGTGTTTGGACGCTGCATTTTCCATAGAATTAGcattgaattctaattccaagAGATTCCAATTCCACAATCTCAATTCTTTGTCGGACCAAAAGAATTCTAATTTCAATTCCACAGCTGAATTCCTAATCGGGTCGACACGCGGGTCTTGTACGAGTAAAAACTCAAAAATGGGTCAACTATAAAACGGATGGAAAAAACGCAAACCTCTCTCCTTCCCTTTCAACATAAGTAGAATAAGAGCCGAAGAGTGTTGATGACCTGGATGGTTTTCGTCGTCCTCTCACGTGCGCTGTGCGTGGTTCGTGACGACGTCGTTTTGTGTTGTTTGCTAATGTGTTCCTCGCGCATGACTCTTCGAACTCTAACCCTAGGTCAGACCAAAACGCCGCCTCTCTTCCCTTCCCTTTCTTCTCCCCGTCTCTCTCCTCAACCTTTCTCTCTGAtcattcttcttcctctctctctctctctctctctctctcactcgaTCTTGACCTCTTTATTTTCTCCTCTGACTTTCTCCACCACACCGTCTCCCTCTCCTCTAAGAGCTCCTGCTACCCCCAACATCACGAGTCCCCCTTCTCCCACCTCCCTGTGATTTCCTTTCCACCTCCCTGCGCTTCAAGTTCATCGTCGTTGGATCCTCTTCCAGCCTTTGGGAGGACTTTCGATCCCACCACAAGATCCTCGCAGTCATCAGCATTTTTTACTACTCTTCCTCCCTCAATCACCATTCTCTCGCccttcaattttatttttaaattttttgctcCTCATTTTTTTTGCAGCCTGAATATCAATATTGGGCAGTATTTCGGTGTTTTTGGCTTTTCGATTATTTTCCTGTTTCCCAGTCTACATGCGAAGATGCCTTTGCTTTTTTGTGATGTTTTGCTTTGGTTTTCCAAAACATCTTGAAATTCTATGGCTTAAGAGATGGTCATttagtggttttttttttgtatcttGGCTGATtgtattctttttatttttcaggGGATTTTTCTTCAACAGCTTCAACAACAGGGTGCAACACCATCTGGGACGAACAACCCTATGAAGAGAATTTTGAGAAAGAGGTGGGTCA encodes:
- the LOC113781102 gene encoding NAC domain-containing protein 60-like encodes the protein MGDQQENEITSSSSTKKNMEISMAEASSMFPGFRFSPTDEELICFYLKKKVEGLDNSVDVIPEVDICRFEPWDLPGKSVIQSDKEWFFFSPRGRKYPNGSQSKRATDLGYWKATGKERNIKSGSTIIGTKRTLVFHTGRAPKGQRTEWIMHEYCMSGKSQDFMVVCRLRKNTEFHLDDSPRRKPQEGRHPSAANNNAAASSGIEQTDASEGALLGDCWSKECSSSNNSHSTEQIESGFECDDKVPNELSPYASSSHQKDCDSIEEDYFADIMKDDIIQLDDSAIYASPQHLQTVAPEPESQNKSKQPAEDTPSCSLPFQGTANRRLRLGRQKLEYNEAHPLNRYRVDKANLPPKLVSHPDLQQPPKLLVRLFSNVGSERLSIFFIALIILAALFMYVQVG